AGGTGTAGGCCGCGCGCAGCATGGTTTCCTCGTCGAATGGCCGGGCCATGATCTGCATTCCCACGGGAAGACCGTCCACCAGCCCGCAGGGCAGGCTGAGCGCCGGAATGCCCGCCAGATTCACCGGGATGGTGCAGACATCGGCCAGCTTCATCTGGAAGGGATCGTCCGCGCGCTCGCCCACTGCGAAGGCAGGCGTGGGCGATGTGGGTGTCAGCAGCACATCGCACTCCTGAAAGGCCCGGTCGAAGTCGCGTCGCAGAAGGGTGCGCACCTGCTGGGCTTTCAGGTAATAGGCATCGTAGTATCCGGCCGAAAGCGCGTAGGTCCCGATCATGATGCGCTGTTTGACCTCCGCACCAAAACCCTCCGCGCGCGAGCGCATGAACATATCCACGTGGTCCGAAGCTGCGCCGGAGCGGTGGCCGTAACGCACTCCGTCGTAGCGCGCCAGGTTGGAGCTGGCCTCCGCCGGCGCGATGATGTAGTAGACCGGGAGCGCGTAGCCCACGTTGGGCATGGAGATTTCCCGGATCTTCGCGCCCGCTTTCTCCAGCACCCGGGCCCCTTCCTGCACGGCCTGGGCCACGTCTTCCCGCACACCCTGAGCGAAGAACTCCCGCGGCAGCCCCACCGTCATGCCCTGCACATCCCGCACGAGAGCCTGTGTGAAGTCCGGCGATTCGCCGGGATAGCTGGTGGAGTCCAGAGGATCGTGCCCGCAGATGATGTTCAACACCAGCGCAGCGTCCCTGACATCACGCGTGAGCGGGCCAATCTGGTCCAGACTGGAAGCATAAGCCACCAGTCCGTACCGCGACACCCGGCCGTATGTGGGTTTCACACCCACAATCCCGCAGAAGGAGGCCGGCTGGCGAATGGACCCCCCGGTATCTGAGCCGAGGGCATAGAACACCTGTCCCGCAGCCACCGCAGCCGCAGACCCTCCGCTCGAGCCGCCAGGCACTGTGGAGGTGTTCCAGGGATTGCGCGTCACCTTGAATGCGGAATTCTCTGTGGAGGACCCCATCGCGAACTCGTCCAGGTTTGTCTTGCCGCAGATGACCCCTCCCCGGTCCAGAATGCGCTGGACGGCGGTGGCATTGTAGGGAGGCTCCCATCCCTCCAGGATGCGCGAGGCGCAGGTGCAGGGCACGCCCTTCAGGCACATATTGTCCTTCACCGCAGCCGGCACCCCTGCCAGCGGGTCGGGAAAGGCGGCCGGGTTGGCATCGAAACGCGCGGCTGCCTCCATAGCTATCTCTTCGGTTAGAGCCAGAAACGCCGAAAGCGACGGCTCCAGCGCGGCGATGCGCTCCAGGCAGGCGCGTGTCAGATCGCGGGCAGAGATGCGGCCCGAACGGAGCGCTTCGGATGCCTGCCAGGCGGTCTGGATGTTTTCGATGTCGCGCGTCATTGGCTCTCCTCGCCCCTCACTGCCCGCAGTCCTTGCCGTCCGCCGTGTCCACAACGCGGGGAACCAGGAACGCCTCGCCATTGGACCGCGGAGCGCCGCGCAGCACTTCCTCGCGATCCAGGCCGGGAAGAGCGACGTCTTCGCGGTAGACATTGACCATCGGCAGGACGCGCTCCGTGGGTTCCACATCCGTGGTATCCAGTTCCTGGAGCGCCGCGAAGTGCTCGATGATCTGATTCAGATGGCCGGCCAGCCTGCGCAGCTCTTCCTCGGGAAGCGCCAGGCGGGCCAGGACAGCCACGTTCGAGACCTCTTCAAGGGTAAGCTTCAAGGAGACGAGACCTCCAGTCGCCGCATCGGCCGTTTTGCCCTGCGGGGCGGCCCGGCGCCACATTTTAGGCAATAGACCCGGCCGGGGTCAAGCGCGCCGGGAGCGATGCGCTGACGGGTCGGGATATGGGGTGAATAACGAGACAGCCCTACGGTGGTTGAGCCGTCCGCCGCAGGCGGACGAGTCGAAACCACAGCTTGCAGTCTGAGGTCTTCATATGCGCGCCTGCGGCGCGCTACTCGACGAGCGTAGTCAGCAACCTCACCGCCCACTACGGGAGGCACTGCACCGGGCGACACGCCGTTGACGGCGTCAGGGGGGATGTGGTAGGTATCCGGTGGAAGCCGCAGCGCTTGCGGGCGCGTCTAATACACGGAAACCATCCTCCGCAAGAGCGGCGCTTCGCCGTGCGGGTGGGTGGAGAAAGGAGCCGGCTGACGATGATCTCTCCCGTGAAAGCGATTGCAAGGAGATTTCTGGTTGCAGCGCTGTGTGTGGCCACGGCGCTTGCCGCCGGAGCGGCCATCGCCGCGCCGAAGATTACGTTCGAGAACACCCAGGTGGACTTCGGCACGCTGGGGCAGGGCAAGTCAGTGGACCTGGTCTACCGTTTCCGGAACACAGGCGATCAGGAACTGACCATCGGGAACATCCACACCTCCTGCGGGTGCACGAACGCCACCGCCCTCAAGCGGTCCCTCAAGCCGGGCGAGTCCTCGGAGATCCGCGCCAAGTTCAACTCCGGCAGCTTCCGGGGCAAGATCACCAAGACGATCACCGTGGAGACCAACGACCCCGGCAACCGCGCGGTGCAGCTGATGGTGGTGGGCTATGTAAAGCCTTCCGTGGAGGTCTTTCCCCAGAGCATCAACTTCGGCACGCTGAAGAAGGGCCGCACCTTCCAGCAGACGGTGGTGCTCAAGCCGGAGAATCCCGCCAAGTTTACCATCCGCAGCGTGGATGCGCGCGCTCCGTTCATTACGGTGGGCCAGCCGCAACGCTCGAAATCCGTGCCCGGGGCGTGGGAGCTGCACGTCAAGGTTGACCCCACGGGCGTGAAGCCGGGCCGCATCTACGAGATGATCCAGATCCGCACGGACCTGACCGTCCAGCCACTGGTGGTGGTACGCGTCATCGGGTCGGTGGTGGAGTAGGCCGGCCGGGCCCTTGGAGATGAACAGCCGCGTCCGCTCCACCCTTGCCGGAGCTGCCGGCATTGTTCTGGTCTCGGTGATTCTGGCGGTGGCAGTGACGTCCGCTCTGCCGGGAGGTGTGCCGGTCCTAAGCCCTCCGCCTTCTCCACCGGGCGAGCCACTGGACTTCGTCCAGGTATGGGAGGCGTTCGATCGCAAAGATGCGACCTTCATTGATGCTCGGCCTGCAGATGAATACGAGTATGGCCATATCCCGGGAGCCCTGAACGTCCCGCTTCTTGAGCGCGACCGGCATCTGCCGGCGCTGCGCCGCGAGATCCCGCCGGACCGCAAGATCATCGTCTATTGTGATGGCGAGGAGTGTGAGGCATCGGAGAAACTCAGCGCGTGGCTTAAGGATCGGGGATGGAAGAAGGTCTATGTCTTCACGGACGGTTATCCCTCCTGGCTGGCGGCGGGGATGGAGATTGCGAAGGGGGAATCGCCGTGATGTTCCCGCATCGGGTCCGTCAAACGCTTGCCATTGGCGGCAGGCTCGCGCTGGGAGCCGTCTTCATCTACGCAAGTTACGACAAGCTGAACGGCTCACAACTGTTTGTGGATGCGGTGGAGAACTACCGCATACTCCCGCGGATGTTGCTCTATCCGTTCGCCGTCATCCTGCCGTGGGTGCAGCTCGTGACCGGTGTCTGTCTGGTGGCGGGCGCACTGGTGCCGGGGGCCGCGCTGGTGTCCGCCGGCCTGTACGCAATGTTCATGGCTGCGATGGCCAGCGCCATCATCCGCGGGCTGGACATAAGCTGCGGGTGCTTCAATCTGACCGACGAGGGGCAGCGTGTGGCCTGGGGGTCCCTCTGGCCGAGAGCGCTGGGAATGATCGCCAGTATCTATGTGATGGCGGCGTCAAACGAACTTGAATGGCCCCTTTCCCGGCTTGTTGGCTCGGGGAAGGGAAACGGGAAGGAGACTTCTGAATGCAGGTGACCTGCCCTGTGTGCTGGCACTCGGTGGTGACGGTGGCCACTTGCCAGTCGTGCGGGTTCCAGCAATGCCTTGAATACGAAGGCCCGGTGTGCAAAGTGTGTGGCGGCGTGTGTCGTGCCGACGCAAAGAGGGAGGAGGCAACTGCCGCGGCATCCGGGACCGAGGCGGCCTGAGACTGCCGAAACACCTTCAGTTGCCACGAAGGGGGGCGAAGATGAGTTTCGTCCTCCGCTGGTTTTGGGGCCACTTGAGGATGGCGGAAGAAGACTACGCGGAGCTGGAGGCGGCTTGGGTCGGCTGCTTGAGGGGGCTTCTGGAGAAGACTGCCGACAACCATCCAGCACAGGTCATTCCGCCAGGATGCCTTCCTCATCCCGCTTGCCGGAAAGGATGAGTCCCAGAAGCCGCAGCGCGCCCGCTTTGTCCAGCGGTTCGTTCCCACTGCCGCACTTGGGCGAGTGAATGCAGGACGGGCATCCGTCCTCACACGGGCAATCGCGCAGAAGCTCTAGGGTCTCCGTCAGCAGATCCTTCAGCCTCAGATAGCACGCGCTTGCGATACCCACACCGCCAGGATACGCGTCGTAGATGAACACCGTCGCCAGTCCTCCGGAGTCCAGATGATAGGGATGCGAGATACCCCCCACATCCCACCGGTCACAGGATGCCACCAGCGGTGTCAACCCAATGGCAGCGTGCTCGATGGCATGGATGCTGCCCATCAGGTCGAACCCATCATCGCTGAGCCGCCGCACCAGCCGGTGAGGGACGGTGAACCAGACTCCCTCCGTCAGGAAGCTCTGCTCCGGCAGGTCCAGATCCACCACTGCCTGCACAGAATCCGAATAGAGGTCTATCTTGCGATAGGCAACCACGCGCGAGGTCACCTCCACCCGACCGAAATGCGCGGTTGCGGCACCCAGCGGGACACTCTCCACCTCCTCGACCACTCTCAGGTCCACCTCCTCCGCCGCGCGCGTGTAATAGTTGAACTCGCCGGGCTCCACCATCGCCTCACGCGAGACAAGGTTCAGGCTGACGACGCGGTAGCTCTCCCCCTGATGCAGGTAAATGGCCCCCTCGTGCACCTCCCGGAATGCGCGCTCCGCGTCCACTTCGCCTAGCTCCTGCCCCGAGCGGGTTACGATCCGGAAGCGCGAGGAAGAGGACGAACGGATACCTACCTGGGCCGCAGGATAGTCGTCTGGAAGATAGTAGAACCTCCCACTCCGGAAGCCGAGTTCCCCCTCCGCACACATGCGCCAGGCGAGATCCGGGGCGTTGTCTCCGAACTCCAAGAGATCCTGCTCTGTGGTGGGAAGCTCGAAGACCGCGCAGCAGATATGCGGAGCCAGGATATACTCGTTGGCCGGGTTGACCAGCACGCGCTCGTGGCCCTGTTCGAAAAAGTAAGAGGGATGGGTCATCAGATACTGGTCCAGAGGATCCTCCAGCGCCACAAGCACACTGAGAGCCTCTTCGCGCCCCCGTCCCGCGCGGCCAGCCTGCTGCCAGGCGCTGGAGATAGTCCCGGGGTAACCCACCAGCACGGTGGCGTCCAGCCTGCCGACATCCACCCCCAGCTCCATCGCATCGGTCGAGACCACGCCGATCAGGCTCCCGTCGAATAGCTGACGCTCGATCTCGCGGCGCTCCTCTGGACGGTATCCGGCCCGGTAGGACATGACACGCTCGCGCAACTGCGGGTCGAAATGTTCCAGCTGCTCTCTGGCATAGCGCAGAACGAGCTCCGCGCTGCGGCGCGCACGGGTGAATGTGATGTTGCGCACCCCGTCCGCCACCAGCCCGGCGAACAGCCCGGTCGCTTCGCTGTGGGCGCTGCGCCGCCTTCCGTCGTTGCCCAACACGGGCGGGTTCCAGAACACGAATTTGCGCGGCCCCCGGGGCGATCCGTCATCATCGATCACGCGCACATCCAGTCCGCTTAGGCCCCGGGCCAGCTCTTGCGGATTGGCGATGGTGGCGCTGGTGAAGATGAACTGCGGGCGGGATCCATAATGCCGGCAGATCCGCCGCAGCCTGCGCAGCACGCAACCTACGTGTGAACCGAACACCCCCCGGTACGTGTGCATCTCGTCCAGCACGACGAACTCCAGGCGGCGGAAGAAGCGCCCCCAGGCTGCGTGATGGGGAAGGATGCCCTGATGGAGCATGTCCACGTTGGAGAGCACCAGTCTGGCCGCGCGCCGGGCCGCCGCGCGATCATCCCGAGAGGTGTCACCGTCGTAGGAGCAAAGCCTAACCCTGCCGGGCAGGCGGAACTGTCTCAGCTTGCCCAGCTGATCCTGCGCGAGCGCCTTGGTGGGATAAAGATAAAGGGCTGTGGCCGAGTGGTTGGTCAGCAGCCGCTCCAGCACGGGGAGGTTGTAACAGAGAGTCTTTCCGCTGGCCGTCCCGGTCACCACAGCCACGCTCTCGCCTGCCCTCACGGCGTCCAGCGCCGCTGCCTGATGGGTGTAGAGCGACTCGACACCTGTTTCCTGCAGGGCACGGCGGAGCAAATCGGGCAGAGGACGGGCCGGTCCGGCATACCGGGCGTCTCGGGGCGGGATGTCCTCCACGTGAACGATCTGCCCCGAATACCCCTGCGAATGGCGGATGCGCTCGAGGAACTGGAAAGGTGTCATCCGGCGGCCTGCCCTCCGCACGATTGTGACTGCGAACACGCGTTCGCGTCAAGCTGAGGATTCCCAAATTGCCGAACGCTCCGCTGCCAGGCAACGGAGCGTTCCGCGCAATCCTTCAGAAAGCCGATTGGCTACAGGCGTTCAATCTGGCTGAACTCCAGCTCCACCGGGGTGTCCCGACCGAAGATGGAGATCAGCACCTTGACTGTCTCCTTCGGGACGTTCACGTCCTCTATCTTGCCGGTGAACTCCGCGAAGGGACCGCTGACCACGCGGACCACATCCCCCACCGCCCACTTGACGCGCGGAGGCTGCTTGGGTCCGTCCACCGCCTGAAGGATGCCCTCGATCTCCCGATCCTGCATCGGCACCGGCTTGTTCCCGGAAGAAACGAAGCCGGTGACGCCGGCCGTGCTCTTCACCAGGTGCCAGGTGGTCTCATCCAGCACCATCTCGATGAGCACATATCCCGGGAAGATCTTGCGCTGAACTTCCGTTCGCTTGCCGCCGCGCGTGCGAAGCTCCGGCTCCGTGGGGACAAGGATCCTGGAGATCTTGTCCTTCAGGTTGAGCGACTCAGCCCGGCGCTCGATGCTCGTCTTGACTTTGTTTTCGTGGCCCGCGTATGTATGAACCGCGTACCAGTGCTTTTCCATTCCTGAGTCAGTGCTCCGCGCCGCCTGCTCCCGCCCTGCGGCAGGGCATCAGCGGCCCAGTCCGAAGAGCGTCTTCGTGATGTAGGCCAGGATTGAATCTACTATGTATACGTAGAGAGTCACGAAAATGACGCCGGCGAAGACGGCCGTCGTCAATCTCCGGATGTCCTCCCACGACGGCCAGGTCGCCCTGCGGGTCTCCGCATAGGATTCCTTCAGGTAGTTCACCGCCTTCGTGAAGATCGAGGGCTCCCGCCTGGCCGTAGCCATCTTAGTCGCCATGCCTTGATGTATCCTGTGTCAGTCGCCTGAAAAAGGGGATGGCAGGCCCTGCCGGATTCGAACCGACGACTTCTGGTTTTGGAGACCAGCGCTCTACCAGCTGAGCTAAGGGCCTGCGACTCTCCGTGGAGAGAACCTGCGCCCGGCAGACGGATGCGCCGGAGGCAGCGCGCCCGGATGAACGCGGCAAGCTACTTCGCCTCCCGGTGCACAGTATGTTTTCGGCACACCGGGCAATGCTTCTTAAGTTCCAGCCGCTCCGTCTGCTTGCGGCGATTCTTGGTGGTCGCATAGTTGCGCGCCCGGCACTCCGTGCACGCCATCGTTATGACCACCCTGATATCTGTCGCCAACGTTGTCCTCCCGACAACAGGGAATCGCTCCGCCGCCGCGCCGCAGGCCGGCGGCGGAGCAACTCAATCCCTGAACACTACTCGATGATCTTGGAGACGACTCCGGCGCCGACGGTGTGGCCGCCCTCGCGGATCGCAAACCGGAGTCCTTCCTCCAGCGCAATCGGCACAATCAGCTCCGCAATGATGTGCACATTGTCCCCAGGCATCACCATCTCCACACCCTCAGGCAGCTCCACCGACCCCGTCACGTCCGTCGTCCGGAAGTAAAACTGGGGACGATACCCCTTGAAAAACGGCGTGTGACGACCCCCCTCCTCCTTCGTCAACACATACACCTCAGCCTCAAACTTCGTATGCGGCGTGATCGACTTCGGCTTCGCTATAACCTGACCACGCTCTACATCCTTGCGCTCCACTCCTCGAAGCAAAAGCCCCACATTGTCCCCAGCCTGGCACTCGTCCAGCATCTTACGGAACATCTCTATCCCCGTCACCACCGTCTGACGGGTCTCCCGAATCCCCACAATCTCAACAGGCTCGTTCAGCTTCAAAGTCCCACGCTCAACACGACCCGTCGCCACCGTCCCTCGGCCCGTGATCGTGAACACATCCTCAACACTCATCAAAAACGGCTTGTCCGTCTCTCGCTGCGGCGTCGGTATGTAGCTGTCCACAGCATCCAACAGCTCCCCGATCGCCTTCGACCACTCACTGTCCAAGTTCCCGGCCTGAATGTCCTCAAGCGCCTTCACAGCACTCCCCCGCACCACAGGAACATCGTCCCCAGGAAACTCATACTTGTTCAACAGATCACGGACCTCAAGCTCCACCAGATCCAAAAGCTCCGGATCATCCACCATGTCCGTCTTGTTCATAAACACCACAATGTAAGGCACGTTCACCTGACGCGCCAGCAATATATGCTCCCGCGTCTGGGGCATCGGACCGTCCGCAGCGCTCACCACCAAAATCGCTCCGTCCATCTGCGCCGCGCCCGTGATCATGTTCTTGATGTAGTCCGCATGACCTGGACAGTCCACGTGAGCATAATGACGATTCTCCGTCTCATACTCCGCATGGAAAATGTTGATCGTCACACCACGCTCACGCTCCTCAGGCGCACCGTCAATCTGATCATAAGGCGTATACTTCGCCAGTGCCTTCTTCTCCAAATACGCCGTGATCGCCGCCGTCAATGACGTCTTACCATGGTCCACATGACCAATCGTCCCAATGTTCACATGCGGCTTCGTCCGCTCAAACTTCTGCTTTGCCAACTCCTCTACGATCCTCCAGAAAAAGATGTCCGGGAGCAGCCCGCCCCCGCGGATTCTTTCCAGAACAAGATGGCTGCTGGACGGCCCAACCCGGCGCGTGGTGCAGAAAAATGAAAAAGCCCACGACGGGATTCGGACCCGTGACCTCCTCTTTACCAAAGAGGTGCGCTACCCCTGCGCCACGTGGGCATTCTTTCCGCAACCCGGCGCCGGCCCGCGGCCGCCGCAGGCTCCCGGTGCCTCGACGGGGCAGCCTGGAACGCCTGCATTTTGACAATCTGGGGGGAAGAGGATTCGAACCTCTGTAGGCGTTCGCCGGCAGATTTACAGTCTGCTCCCTTTGGCCGCTCGGGCATCCCCCCGCAACAGTCACTGCGCCCATGGCAGGAGCTGCCGCCCCGGCGCAGCCCTGCCGTACAGGGCAACGCCGCGCACGGCGCATTCTAGCGGAATCGCGCCGCTTCCTGCAACCTCCGCGCACGAGCGTGGGCGCGGACGGCCTCCAAAAAATAGAGTGAGAGCCGACGAAGGGAATCGAACCCCCAACCGGCGGTTTACAAAACCGCTGCTCTACCATTGAGCTACGTCGGCACCGCGCCAACAAAAAGCAGCCGGTCCTCTGTTCCGGCTACCACCTCCGATTATATTGGCAAGCCCGGCGGGTGTCAACGAGGGCGATTTTCACCCGCTTACGAGCCCTTGACAGGGAGCGCCACAGGAAGTCGCGCACGCCGTTTGACTGGCTGCCGTCGCCGGTGCCTGATTGAGCCTCCGGCCTAACTCTGCCCCTTCAGTCCTGCAGCCCGTAAGCGCGGGCGGCCTCTGAAGGTGCCAGGCCCTCCTGCACGACGGCGCACAGGGCCCGTTGAAAGGCCGCCGGGTCCGGCACCTGGACGGCGTTGCGGCCGAACACCACACCGCGGCCGCCTCCCTGGACGATCCGCTCCGCAAGCTCCAGCGCCTGGATCTGGCGCGGAGTCTTCTCCGCCCCCAGTCCCAGAACGGGCACAGGGCAGCCCTGCGTCACCTCGTTGAAGCGTACAGTACAGTAGGTCTTGATCAGGTCGGCTCCGAGTTCCGCAAGGATGCGGCTGCCGCGCATCACTTCGTCGTGCAACTCCTCAGGGCTCAGACGGTCCGGGCGCGCGGGGAAATACTCCCCCACCACAGGCAGGCCCAGGCGCCGCGCCTCGGCAGCCAGCCGGCAGAACAGCTCAACGTTCGCGGCGTCGCGTCCCTCATCGCCGGTCTTGAGTGTGAGACAGATCAACACGCACTCGGCTCCCAGCGCAACCGCATCCTGCGGGGAGAATGCCTCCACCGCGATCCCGGCCTCATAGTTCCAGTGAAAGCAAAAGTGGGTGCTCCAGTTCAGGCGGACCACAGCCATCGGCGCGCCTTTGACCGAGAACGCGTGCGCCGTGTGGCGCAGCATCCCCGGCGACAAAAGGATGGCCGACACGCACGGATCGATCCTTCGGACCGTATCCCCCAGGTCCACCATTCCCGGCAGCGGCCCGTCGAACTCCCCGTGGTCCACGGCCACCACCACCGCGTTGCGGCCGCCGCTGAAAAGCCGCGCCAGCCGGATATCTCTGCCCGTCATCTACCAGATCCTCTCCCCCTGTCCGAAGCCCGATTCAGGCCCGGTAAAACTCCAGAGCGCGCCGGTAGGCGTCCAGATACCGCCCGTAAAACTCCCGCTCGGCCTCCACGCGTGAAGGCTGCGGTTCAACGACGCGGACAACTCGGCCCGTCCATGCGGCGGGGCACCCGCCAGCGGCCAGACGCGCGGCTCCGTAACACGCCGACTCCGCGCAGTCCAACACCTCCACCGGAAGGCCCAGGATGTCCGCAATCAGCTGCGGCCATAGGGCGCTCTTCGTAGCTCCCCCCACCATCCGCAACCGCTCCGGCCCGCCGGCCAGCGGCGCCGCCGCTTCCAGATTGCGCCGCGCCTCAAACGCCAGCCCGCGCATAACAGCAAGCTCGATGTCCGCGGCCGTGTGCGAAAGGGTCAGCCCCACGAGCGTCCCCTTTGACTCCTCCCGCCAGTCCGGACAAAGCCCCCCGTAGAGGTGGGGGATGAAGATGAGAGGGTCTTTGCCGGAATCCGCCTCTGAGGCAGCGCCATCCGCCCCGAACGTGCGCCTGACCCAGTCAAACACCGTGCCGCCGCTGAACGGAAGCACCAGCCCCCATGCATCCGACTGCACGTGGCAACAGACGGGAAGGTTGCCCTCCGGATCCCGGGGGGGACGCAAGGCCACGGCGTAGAGCACCCAGGCTGTCCCGCATGAGAGCACCCAGCGCCCGCCCGGCGCGGCCCCCGCCCCGTGGGCCGCGGCAGCCTGGTCGAAGGCTCCGGCCACCACCGGCGTCTTCTCCGGAAGTCCGAGCTCGGCTGCCGCATCCCGCGAGAGACAGCCGATAGGCTCCCCGGCCTCCGCCGTCTCCGGCAGGTACTCCACCAGCAGGCCCACCATCTGGGCCACTTTCCCGGACCAGCGCCTCGCAAACGGGTTGAAAAACGGGGTCCACGAAGCTGACGGCACATCCGCAACGCGCCGTCCGGTCATCCGCCATGCCAGAAAGTCCGGCACCCAGCAGACTACGCCGTCTCGCAGCGTCTCCGGTTCGTTCTCGGCCAGCCACAGCACAGCGCACGCCGAACTGTAAGGCGTCAAGCGGATCCCTGTCTCCGAATACCAGAACCGCTGATCCGCCTCCGCCAGCAGGCGGGCGCACTCCGCGGATGAGCGCGCGTCCATCCAACTGATGGCTGGCCGCAAGGGGCGTCCGCATCGGTCTGCGGCGATGAGGGTATCTCCCTGTGTGCTGAGGGCCAGTGCGGCCACACTTTCCGGCTCCCTGCCGCAGGAGCGCAACTGCTCCAGACAGCCCCGCACCACCGAGACCAGCCCCCTCCAGAAGTCCTCCGGGTCCTGCTCGGCCCAACCCTGGTGCGGATGGGACATCCCGTACGGATCCTGCGCTTCCGCCAGAATGCTGCCCTCATCATCCACGGCGAGGCACTTGGCGGAAGTCGTGCCGATGTCCGCCCCAAGGAAGATGGTCACGCGCTCGCGATCTCCTCCACCCGCCAACGCATCATCCGGCCGAAGCTCGTAATCTCCGGGAGCACGTCGCCATACACGAGAGCAGCATGGTGGGTGCCGCCGGCCTCGCCATAGCGCTCCAGGAAGCGTTCCACGGGGATCTCCGGCCGGATCCATCCCCGGATGGCGCCCTCCATCCGGTCCGGCTCCTCGCCGTCCACCTCCACCGGCGCAGCGATGAGCGTGAATGTCCCGTCCGGGCCGGGCGCCAGATTGGCGAATACGGCGCGACCGGGCCGGAAGCGTCCCACGGCCACCGCCGGCGTCTCCGCGTCAATCCAGGGCATCTCCTTTGCGATCAGCCGGGCCCGGCCTTCGGCCATCTCCGGGTTCATCTCCGCCATGTGGCTCAGGAAGATGCGCCCCCCCTTCCAGTCCGGACAGAACATCTCCGTGAAGGTGGTCTCCGGAAAAACACCGGCCAGCGCGCTCACGAAGGCGGCCGTCAGGACGTCCCCCTCCCCGGCATAGCCGATGCCGCGGCTCATGGCCTTCGATGCCTCAAGGAACGGGATGGTGGGCAATCCGCACGAGCGCCGGAATTCGTCGAAGTTCATGGTAAAGGCGTCCACGCGCTCCTGTTCCAGCCAGCGACGCAGAGCGATGGAGGCGCGCGCCGTGGCCGCGTGCACGCCCTCATCCAGCCCGGACGCATCGAAGAACTCCCTGTCCGCCTGCATCTCTGCCTGCACCGCCGGATCGTCCTGAGGAGGCAACAACCCCGGCAGATCCTCGAAACCCGCCCGGACGATGGTCAGTCCCACCGCGCGCTTCAGATCCTGGTCCGGCACCTGGAAGTCACCCATCCCTCGGAAGGGCCTGCCAAGGGACCCCACCCGGGCCAAGCGCATCCGCGAGGCCATCGCCGCCCCGCGGGCGTGCGCCGCGACAC
The sequence above is drawn from the Armatimonadota bacterium genome and encodes:
- a CDS encoding xylulokinase — translated: MTIFLGADIGTTSAKCLAVDDEGSILAEAQDPYGMSHPHQGWAEQDPEDFWRGLVSVVRGCLEQLRSCGREPESVAALALSTQGDTLIAADRCGRPLRPAISWMDARSSAECARLLAEADQRFWYSETGIRLTPYSSACAVLWLAENEPETLRDGVVCWVPDFLAWRMTGRRVADVPSASWTPFFNPFARRWSGKVAQMVGLLVEYLPETAEAGEPIGCLSRDAAAELGLPEKTPVVAGAFDQAAAAHGAGAAPGGRWVLSCGTAWVLYAVALRPPRDPEGNLPVCCHVQSDAWGLVLPFSGGTVFDWVRRTFGADGAASEADSGKDPLIFIPHLYGGLCPDWREESKGTLVGLTLSHTAADIELAVMRGLAFEARRNLEAAAPLAGGPERLRMVGGATKSALWPQLIADILGLPVEVLDCAESACYGAARLAAGGCPAAWTGRVVRVVEPQPSRVEAEREFYGRYLDAYRRALEFYRA